AGTTAAATTTGGCAGTTGATAAGATCATTTTCTATCTTTGTTCGACTTTGATCGCTATAAGCATTATTTTTTCACTATCTTTGCCAGTTTTTACGGTTTTATTTTTTAATTACGACGAATTTCACTTTTTTATTCGCCAGTTCATTGTTGGTTGTATCGGAATTTTCATTATGTGGTGGCTCTCTAGACTCAATCCTGAAAAGACGCTTGTTTGGATAGGGTTTGGCCTTCTTATATCTTGCGGTATCGCCATGGGGCTAATGCATGCATTGCCAGCTTCAATGGTAACTGACGCTGGTGGTGCTAGACGTTGGATTAGGCTACCTGGCTTTTCGCTAGCTCCAGTCGAGTTTTTTAAAATCGGTTTTGTCTACTTCTTAGCTTGGAGTTTTACTAGAAAATTTAGTGAGGGCAAAAGAACCTTGCTAGATGAGATTAAGATACTTATGCCTTATATTATTCTTTTTGGTGTTGCTATCTTTCTTATCGCTGTTATGCAAAATGACCTTGGTCAAGTGGTCGTGCTGGCACTTACATTTGTGACAATGGCACTTTTTGCAGGAGCAAGTGCGAGACTTTTTAGCATCGGTATCTTAGGAGCTGCTTTTGTTATGACAGTAGCGATAATCAGCTCTGAACATAGAATTTTACGTATAAAGTCATGGTGGGGCACGATACAAAATATGGTGCTTTCTTTCTTACCTGACAGCGTTGCAGATGTATTAAGAGTAGCTGATGCACCAGAGCCATATCAAATTTCTCACTCATTAAATGCTATAAAACATGGCGAATTTTTCGGCGAAGGGCTTGGCGCTGGTATCTTTAAGCTCGGCTTTTTAAGTGAGGTACATACTGACTTTGTATTAGCTGGTATCGCTGAAGAGGTTGGTGTATTTGGTATTTTGTGTATCGTAGCTATATTTATAACGCTACTTTATAGAATTTTTAGAATTTCAGCTAGAAGCGAAAATAAGGTCTATCATTTATTTACGCTTGGTGTCGGGCTTATATTATCGTTTTCATTTTTAATGAATAGCTATGGCATCACATCGATCACGCCTATCAAAGGTATTGCTGTGCCATTTCTTAGTTATGGCGGTAGCTCCGTGCTTGCGATTTGTATTGGTATCGGTATGGTTTTGATGGTTAGTAAAAGGGCAAAATTATGATTGTTATTTGTGGTGGAGGAACTGGTGGGCATTTAGCGATCGCAAGAAGCTTTTGCGAGGAGCTAAATAGACGAGATATTAAGCCCATTTTTATTGGTTCAACTAGTGGTCAAGATAAATTTTGGTTTGAAAATGATGAGAATTTTTTAGAAAAATTTTTCTTGCCAAGTAGTGGCGTGGTAAATAAGAGAGGCTTTGCTAAACTAAAATCACTAACAAATATCGTAAATCTTGCTTTAAAATGTAGAAAAATTTTTAAGCAAAATGGCGTTAAGGCAGTCATTAGCGTTGGTGGCTATTCAGCAGCTCCAGCAGCCATTGCGGCCATTATCTCAAAAGTGCCACTTTTTATCCACGAACAAAATGCTGTAATGGGCAAATTAAATAAAATTTTAAGGCCTTATGCGAAAGGCTTTTTTAGCTCTTATGATGAAGTTTCGCCCTACCCTTATCCCGTAGCAAAGAAATTTTTCGATAGTGCAAGAGTGAGAGAGGAGCTAAAGACTATTTTGTTTTTGGGCGGCTCGCAAGGCGCAAAAGCGATAAATGAACTAGCTATAAATTTAGCTCCATATCTTAAAGAAAAGGGCATAAATATAATTCATCAATGTGGTAAAAACGGCTTTGATGAACTTAAAAAAAGATATGATGAACTTGGCTTTAATGAAACGAATTTAGAAATTTTTGAATTTAGTAAAGAGATAGAAAATAATATGAGCAAGGCTGACCTTGCCATATCAAGAGCAGGAGCTAGCTCGCTTTGGGAGCTTTGTGCAAATTCTTTGCCATCTATCTTTGTGCCATTTCCTTATGCTGCTGGTAATCATCAGTTTTATAACGCTAAATTTTTAAAAGATAAAGGCATTGCTGAAATTTGCTTGCAAAATGGAGAAATTTTAGACAAAGACGAAGTTATAAGAATGATAGAAAATTTTGATCTAAACAAAAGCAGTAAAGCTCTAAAAGAGATCCTTTTGCCAAATGGAGCAAAAGAGATAATTGATAAAATTTTAAACTAGCTCCTCGCCTATCGCACAAGCTTTTAGTTCTTTTAGCTCAAAGATCAAGTAATGATAAATAAGCTCATTTGTATTTAAAATTTTTGCACTAAAGACCGGTTTTATCATAGTTATTATCTTGTCAGTTATACCCGCGATCTCTACCAGTAAAAGCTCATCTTTGCGTTGTTTCGCTGCCTTAATACAATTATAAAAGAACGTATAAATTATCTTAAAATTTTGTAAAATAACATTTGAAACTATCCTAGAATGAATATGCAAAACATTATGTATACGCTCTTGTAGAGTATTTAGCTCTGCAAGTATTGATTTTATTTGAGTAGTATCTGTTGTCCTAGAAAAGAGATTTTTTGCTTTATTTTTGTTTTGTATTTGATACTCTGCTACTAAAATTTCTATTATATTTAAAATGGCAACATAGCTTTCTTGCAAATTTTCATTTGCCTTAAAGCTTACACCGTTTTTCTCAATTTTATAATTTAAGCTTCTCTTTATCTGCTCCAAATAAGTACTAATATTTTCATAATAGTCCTCTGTGTTGAAGACACTTTTAAAGAAATCGCTTTCACCTTTTAAATTTGCAAGCTTTTTTTTAAGTTCATCAGCGTTTTTATTAAACTCAACAACCCCAACTGCCAACCCGATCTCGTGCTCACTATTTTGTTCTAATGCTGTCAAACTTTCTTTTAGTACCAAAATTTGTTTTTGAATATTTTGAAAATCCATTTTTTCTCTTTTAATTTTTTTGCTTATTTTACTATAAAAATTATGAAGTTTGTCATTAAGAATTAAAAAGATGGTGCGCCCGAGAGAATTCGAATCTCTGACCTTTTGAACCGCAATCAAATGCTCTATCCAGCTGAGCTACGAGCGCACAAGAAAGTTAAGTCGAGATATTAGCCAAACTTTCCTTAAAGAAAAATTGTATTCATTTTAATTTTATAACTGTTTTAGTAAAATCCAATAAAAATAAAAGGAGCAAAGATGAATGATTTTTTCGATAGTTTAAAAGAGATAAAAAAAGAACTTACTAAAGAGCAAGGTGAGATCAAAAAAACTCAAAAAGAAGCCGTTTCTCATACAAAAGAAGAGGCGATCTCATATAAAGAAAATAAGCTAAAAAACGAATTTGCAGATTACATTAAAGGCCAAGATATAAGAAAAATATAAATTTGGAATGCTTATTGCTAAAACATGTAATATTTTATGTGGAGTAGGCAATGAAAGTTACGCAAACATTAGAATCTCTAAGTATTTTAACTGATAATGACACTTTGTTTCGTGAGCTTAGAGATATGATAAGCAGAAATTTTACAAAAATTTTATCTAATAAAAATAAGGTTATTTCGTTTTACGAAGAGAGCGAGATCCCGCAACGCAAGTGCTTTTTAAAATTTATAAAAAAACTTTATGAAAAGCAAAGTGATGATAAACTCGATATTCGTTTTGCAAACTATAAAACCATAAAACTTGGCTTTGTTCAAAAAAATACCCTAACTCCAGTCATTAGCCTAAATGTAAATTTTGTAAAAAATGAAGCCAAATTTGAACTAAAAGATGCACTTTGCAGAGATTTTGCTAGCTACATCAGCGAGAGTCTGGTAAAAAGCAATGTTACTTTTAGCAAAAATGATGATTTTTTAAACATCACCATCTCAAACGACAACGACATAAACACATTAAACAAACTGCTCTACAAAAGAAGCTATCCAAAATTTAGCGTAAATTTTATCTATGATGAAGAAGGCTACAAAGCCTTTAAACAAGGCATAAAAATAAAAAGCTCATCTAAATTTGTAAGCAGATTTTCTGTGCTTGCAAATTTACTTGAGGAAAATTTTGAGATTTTAGGTTGCAAAAAAGATGATGACTTTGAAACTATCAGGCAAAGCTATCTTTCACTCGTAAATATCTATCACCCAGATAGGCACGCCAACAAAAATCCTCTCATACAAGAAGAATACGCAAAGAAATTTAAAAATATTCAATCTGCTTATGAGAGCCTAAAACCATACTTTAAAAATCAAGAAAATTTTGTGATGGTTGGCTAGAGCACGGCTTACCATAGAGCTATTAAAGAGAGCAAAAATGAATGGTGAAATGTTTAATATATGCGCCATTATTATTGCTGCAAAGCAGGCCATAAAGTCAAATTCTCCTATCCTGTATAATGGCACTAGCTACGAAAATAGTATAAATTTTCACTTTCTCTCAGATCATAGGGCAAATGGCGTAAATGAGTGGTTTGAGCATGCATTAAAACTTGGATTAAGCGATGTAAGACTTACTGCAAATTTAACTGGCTCATCAGATGAACGGTTATTGCTTAGCTTTTCAAACTCTACCGCAAAATCGATCATCTGCATTTTTAAAGAGCACATGAGCTGCTTCGTACCCTACTGGAAATACAACAAAAATCAAAGAGACTGGGACATAATATATAAAGAATTTGGTTGTAAAAAAGATGTAAATTTAGAAAATTTTAGCGACAACACAGAGGCTTTTATGGACACACTTACCAAGATAGCGGCCTTTGCAGATGAGATAGAGTGTGAGAATTTTGGTAAGTGTTTTTGCAGGGCTTTAAAATCACTTGGATCTTTAAACAATGATGATCAAAAGATATTTAATACACCGCTTATGCCAAAGAAAAATTTAGCCCTTTTTGCTGTGGCAAGA
The genomic region above belongs to Campylobacter concisus and contains:
- a CDS encoding FtsW/RodA/SpoVE family cell cycle protein → MAVDKIIFYLCSTLIAISIIFSLSLPVFTVLFFNYDEFHFFIRQFIVGCIGIFIMWWLSRLNPEKTLVWIGFGLLISCGIAMGLMHALPASMVTDAGGARRWIRLPGFSLAPVEFFKIGFVYFLAWSFTRKFSEGKRTLLDEIKILMPYIILFGVAIFLIAVMQNDLGQVVVLALTFVTMALFAGASARLFSIGILGAAFVMTVAIISSEHRILRIKSWWGTIQNMVLSFLPDSVADVLRVADAPEPYQISHSLNAIKHGEFFGEGLGAGIFKLGFLSEVHTDFVLAGIAEEVGVFGILCIVAIFITLLYRIFRISARSENKVYHLFTLGVGLILSFSFLMNSYGITSITPIKGIAVPFLSYGGSSVLAICIGIGMVLMVSKRAKL
- the murG gene encoding undecaprenyldiphospho-muramoylpentapeptide beta-N-acetylglucosaminyltransferase encodes the protein MIVICGGGTGGHLAIARSFCEELNRRDIKPIFIGSTSGQDKFWFENDENFLEKFFLPSSGVVNKRGFAKLKSLTNIVNLALKCRKIFKQNGVKAVISVGGYSAAPAAIAAIISKVPLFIHEQNAVMGKLNKILRPYAKGFFSSYDEVSPYPYPVAKKFFDSARVREELKTILFLGGSQGAKAINELAINLAPYLKEKGINIIHQCGKNGFDELKKRYDELGFNETNLEIFEFSKEIENNMSKADLAISRAGASSLWELCANSLPSIFVPFPYAAGNHQFYNAKFLKDKGIAEICLQNGEILDKDEVIRMIENFDLNKSSKALKEILLPNGAKEIIDKILN
- a CDS encoding imidazole glycerol phosphate synthase, translated to MDFQNIQKQILVLKESLTALEQNSEHEIGLAVGVVEFNKNADELKKKLANLKGESDFFKSVFNTEDYYENISTYLEQIKRSLNYKIEKNGVSFKANENLQESYVAILNIIEILVAEYQIQNKNKAKNLFSRTTDTTQIKSILAELNTLQERIHNVLHIHSRIVSNVILQNFKIIYTFFYNCIKAAKQRKDELLLVEIAGITDKIITMIKPVFSAKILNTNELIYHYLIFELKELKACAIGEELV
- a CDS encoding adenylosuccinate lyase is translated as MKVTQTLESLSILTDNDTLFRELRDMISRNFTKILSNKNKVISFYEESEIPQRKCFLKFIKKLYEKQSDDKLDIRFANYKTIKLGFVQKNTLTPVISLNVNFVKNEAKFELKDALCRDFASYISESLVKSNVTFSKNDDFLNITISNDNDINTLNKLLYKRSYPKFSVNFIYDEEGYKAFKQGIKIKSSSKFVSRFSVLANLLEENFEILGCKKDDDFETIRQSYLSLVNIYHPDRHANKNPLIQEEYAKKFKNIQSAYESLKPYFKNQENFVMVG